The Glycine soja cultivar W05 chromosome 6, ASM419377v2, whole genome shotgun sequence genome has a window encoding:
- the LOC114414045 gene encoding 26S proteasome regulatory subunit 10B homolog A-like: protein MDEILRRLSAVAEYRRKFYLCQIIHYRIRAAKRVLRDAKKEYATTQSLRRGGQLVTLVEGPYNDHNQRFIVKSSSGADRHIVGIHSKVEKEKLVPGTRVSLDRTTMTIMRILPPQVDPFVYNMLHEDPINVKYAAVGGLSDQIRQLRESIELPLTNPELFLRVGIGMKLPKGVLLYGPPGTGKTLLAKAISCNVDAKFLKVVSSTIIHKSIGESARLIREMFKYARNHQPCIIFMDEIDAIAGRRSSNRKGSDREIQRTLKELLNQLDGLNHLEKVKIIMATNRLDVLDPALLRHGRIDRKIEITLPNRKSRMEIFKIHAEGVTKRGEIDYEAVVKLAEGFNGADLRNVCTEAGLFAIRAERDYVIHGDFIKGVRKLNEAKKLESSP, encoded by the exons ATGGACGAAATTTTACGACGTCTTTCTGCGGTGGCCGAGTATCGAAGAAAGTTTTACCTTTGTCAAATAATCCATTACAGAATCCGAGCAg CCAAAAGGGTTTTGCGGGATGCAAAGAAGGAATATGCGACAACTCAGTCCCTGAGGAGGGGTGGCCAACTCGTTACTCTTGTTGAAGGGCCTTATAATGATCACAATCAACGCT TTATAGTAAAATCAAGCAGTGGAGCAGATAGACATATAGTTGGCATTCATAGTAAGGTGGAGAAGGAGAAGCTAGTTCCAGGCACAAGAGTTAGCCTGGATAGGACTACCATGACCATTATGAGAATTCTTCCGCCCCAA GTTGACCCTTTTGTGTATAACATGCTTCATGAAGACCCTATAA ATGTTAAGTACGCTGCAGTTGGAGGGCTTTCAGATCAGATTCGACAACTCAGGGAATCGATTGAACTGCCTTTAACGAATCCTGAGCTTTTTCTCAGGGTTGGAATTGGAATGAAACTCCCCAAG GGTGTTCTTCTTTATGGACCTCCTGGAACTGGCAAGACATTATTAGCAAAAGCAATTTCCTGCAACGTagatgctaaattcttgaag gtTGTATCTAGTACTATAATTCATAAATCTATTGGTGAAAGTGCAAGATTAATTAGGGAAATGTTTAAATATGCCCGCAATCATCAG CCTTGCATCATATTCATGGATGAGATTGATGCCATTGCTGGACGACGTTCCAGTAACCGCAAAGGTTCTGATCGTGAAATTCAAAGAACCCTCAAGGAGCTGCTTAACCAGCTGGATGGATTAAATCATCTTGAAAAG GTCAAAATAATTATGGCTACAAATAGGCTTGATGTTCTTGACCCGGCTCTTCTTCGTCATGGTCGAATTGATCGGAAAATTGAAATTACATTACCAAATAGGAAGTCAAGGATGGAAATCTTCAAAATCCATGCAGAAGGAGTTACAAAACGTGGTGAAATTGACTATGAAGCAGTTGTGAAGCTTGCTGAG GGGTTCAATGGTGCTGATCTTCGTAATGTTTGTACTGAAGCTGGTCTGTTTGCTATTCGTGCAGAACGTGATTATGTTATTCATGGAGATTTCATCAAG GGTGTGCGCAAACTGAATGAAGCAAAGAAACTGGAATCAAGCCCCTGA
- the LOC114414466 gene encoding bifunctional phosphatase IMPL2, chloroplastic-like isoform X1 yields the protein MFSQCHFLSQSPIPNNSTFRLRAMAPHSSPLELNHFAEVGNKVADAAGEIIRKYFRKNFDVIHKHDLSPVTIADQSAEEAMVSIILDSFPSHAIYGEENGWRCKEKNTDYVWVLDPIDGTKSFITGKPVFGSLVALLQNGTPILGIIDQPVLRERWIGITGKRTTLNGQEISTRTCADLSQAYLYTTSPHLFSGDAEKAFIRVRSKVKIPLYGCDCYAYALLSSGFVDLVVESGLKPYDFLALIPVIEGAGGVITDWKGDKLFWEVSPLSIPTSGFNVVAAGDKQIHQQALDSLQWK from the exons ATGTTCTCACAGTGCCATTTTCTCTCTCAGTCCCCAATACCCAATAATAGTACCTTTCGTCTGAGAGCCATGGCACCTCACAGCTCGCCTCTTGAACTCAATCACTTCGCCGAGGTCGGTAACAAAGTTGCCGATGCTGCCGGAGAAATTATTCGCAAATACTTCAGGAAAAACTTCGACGTTATTCACAAACATGATCTCA GTCCAGTAACCATTGCTGATCAATCGGCTGAGGAGGCTATGGTTTCAATCATACTAGACAGTTTCCCTTCTCATGCtat TTATGGAGAGGAAAATGGTTGGAGGTGTAAAGAAAAGAATACTGATTATGTTTGGGTATTAGATCCCATAGACGGGACAAAGAGCTTTATTACTG GAAAACCCGTATTTGGTAGTCTCGTTGCTCTTCTACAAAATGGCACCCCA ATTCTTGGCATAATTGATCAACCTGTGTTACGAGAAAGGTGGATCGGGATAACTGGAAAGAGAACTACACTGAACGGACAAGAAATATCTACACGCACTTGTGCGGACCTTTCTCAAGCATACTT GTATACCACAAGCCCACATCTGTTCAGTGGAGATGCAGAAAAGGCATTCATCCGTGTTAGAAGCAAG GTTAAAATTCCCTTATATGGTTGTGACTGCTATGCATATGCTCTTTTGTCTTCTGGTTTTGTGGATCTTGTTGTTGAGTCTGGTCTGAAG CCATACGATTTTCTTGCACTGATACCTGTTATTGAAGGCGCTGGAGGTGTCATAACTGATTGGAAAGGAGATAAACTGTTTTGGGAGGTTTCTCCACTTTCAATCCCAACAT CAGGTTTTAATGTTGTGGCCGCCGGTGACAAACAGATTCATCAACAAGCTCTAGATTCATTGCAGTGGAAGTGA
- the LOC114414466 gene encoding bifunctional phosphatase IMPL2, chloroplastic-like isoform X2 yields MFSQCHFLSQSPIPNNSTFRLRAMAPHSSPLELNHFAEVGNKVADAAGEIIRKYFRKNFDVIHKHDLSPVTIADQSAEEAMVSIILDSFPSHAIYGEENGWRCKEKNTDYVWVLDPIDGTKSFITGKPVFGSLVALLQNGTPILGIIDQPVLRERWIGITGKRTTLNGQEISTRTCADLSQAYLYTTSPHLFSGDAEKAFIRVRSKVKIPLYGCDCYAYALLSSGFVDLVVESGLKPYDFLALIPVIEGAGGVITDWKGDKLFWEVSPLSIPTCFNVVAAGDKQIHQQALDSLQWK; encoded by the exons ATGTTCTCACAGTGCCATTTTCTCTCTCAGTCCCCAATACCCAATAATAGTACCTTTCGTCTGAGAGCCATGGCACCTCACAGCTCGCCTCTTGAACTCAATCACTTCGCCGAGGTCGGTAACAAAGTTGCCGATGCTGCCGGAGAAATTATTCGCAAATACTTCAGGAAAAACTTCGACGTTATTCACAAACATGATCTCA GTCCAGTAACCATTGCTGATCAATCGGCTGAGGAGGCTATGGTTTCAATCATACTAGACAGTTTCCCTTCTCATGCtat TTATGGAGAGGAAAATGGTTGGAGGTGTAAAGAAAAGAATACTGATTATGTTTGGGTATTAGATCCCATAGACGGGACAAAGAGCTTTATTACTG GAAAACCCGTATTTGGTAGTCTCGTTGCTCTTCTACAAAATGGCACCCCA ATTCTTGGCATAATTGATCAACCTGTGTTACGAGAAAGGTGGATCGGGATAACTGGAAAGAGAACTACACTGAACGGACAAGAAATATCTACACGCACTTGTGCGGACCTTTCTCAAGCATACTT GTATACCACAAGCCCACATCTGTTCAGTGGAGATGCAGAAAAGGCATTCATCCGTGTTAGAAGCAAG GTTAAAATTCCCTTATATGGTTGTGACTGCTATGCATATGCTCTTTTGTCTTCTGGTTTTGTGGATCTTGTTGTTGAGTCTGGTCTGAAG CCATACGATTTTCTTGCACTGATACCTGTTATTGAAGGCGCTGGAGGTGTCATAACTGATTGGAAAGGAGATAAACTGTTTTGGGAGGTTTCTCCACTTTCAATCCCAACAT GTTTTAATGTTGTGGCCGCCGGTGACAAACAGATTCATCAACAAGCTCTAGATTCATTGCAGTGGAAGTGA